TTTTTGGTGAGTACAAATAAGATCAACGAGTATTCCTCTTTGTACTTACCATGTGATTTTTATGCCACTTCACTGGACACAGGGTGTAATACATTGGGTCTTTTTATTGCTCAAGTAGAAAGTGCTCATTACCtatttatgtttatatataggaaaaaacaaagagtTAGTACAAGGGGCATACTTCACACTGTTGTAGTGGTTGATTTCCTCAAGATGGTCTTCTGGGGTTTTGGCGCGGTTTGCGGAGGCACAGTTGCAGGTCTCGGAGGGGGAAAGCTATTACTGGGACTTATCCCCAACCCTccattttccagaagaaatggAGGCAACGGAGGTGGTGGAGGCGGCAGAGGAGGGCACTGGTGTGGCAGCTTTCCTGCAACCCGGGCGGACTCACTGTGCAAGTGCACTTCCCTGTTTTTAATGTTATACCGAACGTCACAGTCGGGGCAGTAGCCGTGGTACTGCACTTTTTCACTGAACCGTACCCGCTCCCTTCCTCCTGGCTGGGGACACCGCTCTTTCTCAGGTCTGTGCATCAGAGGCTGCATCACTACTTTCTCCAAATTACTGTTCGGTATACAGCACATATCTCCGTTTGGGATGCGTCCGGGCCCGGCAGGCAGGCCCCCATTCCGCAGCAGGGTGCCATTAGTCTTGACGGGGTTGGCCAAAGGAGGCAGCCTCGGAGGCTCATCACATTTGACAGGCGTCAGTCGAGGCGGAGGAGGGGGCGGGTTTGGCTTCCGCAGCACGGTGAGGATGGCGGAGGGGTGCGCAGGTGGCTTGATGAGGGGCGCGTTGCCCCGCACCTTGACCTTCTCCAAGCTGGAGGCtgttgtgctgctggagctgctgttaaGTGTGTCTGTTTTGGAACTGTCTGTCATctcatcctccagctgcagatcACAAGTCAGTGTGTCAATCTGGTCAACCACCTGCACAACAGCCAGAGTGAGAACAGTGAGAAATGCATACCCCAGAGaaggcacagaaaaacaaaaccattctCCACTATCAGTTTGTCCTCTCCAGAACTGAAGCATCTAATTTTTTTGaccattatttcttttttcttgtcaaCATAACAAAAtaatcagaataaaaatgacaaCAATAATTATGATAGGAATGGCTAGTTTGCTAGGTCATCACCTGAATACAAGAGAAATATAACTTGAAACAGTCTAGAATGaaattccctttcttcccctccagGGTTTACTCGGTAATATCATTTTAAGTGAAGTGTAATTCTTCAATATTACACTTTGCCTTCCATTTCAGGAGGAGACAAAACTGTTCAACTTTAGCTTCTACATGACAGCTTCTGAACCCAAAACTTCTGCACAGTATCTTTTAACTCTGGCCTTTCAAACACTCTAGATTTAAATACGTGTTCTCTGTATAGGTGATTTTAGATACCTAGAATCAAAGTTTGATACACACTTTTCTGAcaattttttaacatattttaacatttaaaagagACTCTGAGAAACAAATTCTCTCTTGCATTATATGCCTTTATGAATATTTTCCATAAGATATGAAATCCTCcaaaataatactgaaatagCATTTGCTGGAAGAGGAAAAGTTGCTTGGTTTTCAGTTACAAGTATTTAAGAACTCATGcattttatttgaagttttcCTCTACCTCCCAGGATTCTGTTTTTAGATTCTACATTGTTAGAGCTTTTCTAGTCTTTAAGACTACTTTTTCTACTGATTTTTTAAAGGACATGAAACCAATAGTGCCTTTACTCGGTAGAGAAAGTTTTTCATAGGACAATTAAAAGCCCTTcctgaaaactgcatttaagTCCATACACAGCTGAACATTAGTTACAAGCTACATGTAACTACAACAGATACTACAGGAAGTAGCACTAGCACACATTTAAGAACTGGTCTCTGTCCTTTACAGCCTCGTAGGATGTACATAAAGTAATCAGTAGATGAAATGTTGCTTAATTAACTTTGGTGCATGAATAAAAAACCTGTGCTACTTCTTGGGGTCCTTATGGGAGACCCGTGATGTTGTGGAGGGGACACCCCAGTACCTCTGAAATTAAACTAGATGTTGCCATTGTGCCACAGAAACTTTAATTTCTACTTCTTGCTTTCAATAATTTGGTGCTGATACTACTGATTTCAAACTAAGACTATATTTAGGCATATGAGTCATATATTAACtgcaaaaaaagtgaaagtCACTACTGAAGGCAGTGACTATTTAGTTAAACCAGTCACTCACTTAGGTGTCCAGTAGTAAAAGacaaataataaaagcaaaactaccataaaatgaaaaagcactCCAGCTTTCACTGCTCATACAGTAAGCTGAGTTGGATAATacaaaattcataaaaattcATATGCAGCAATTCACTTTAATGCTTTCCTTCTCCTAAAACCAGCAAACATGCAAATAAGCATCATTCAGAGAGCTTTCAAGAATCTTGGAAAAAGCTTTACTTTTTCTCTAAAAGGACAAAAAACTGACTCATTTATTCAGTGTTCAAAGCCCAGCTTCATGTTgcatttaaatttctattttgattttttctccaaaaaaaagaataaagaaaaaacatactCATAAAAGACAGACATCAAATCCCCCAAATAATAaggatttaaaataatattatagAAGTTGAAATGTACAGTTGAACTGCGGTAACTGTCAGATCCCACACATCCCCTCCAGGGTACAGCACATAAGAACTCTTGAAAATTTCAGAATAAGGGTAGGCAAACCCCATCTGTACCAAAATTCATTGCAAGAATGACAGTTTACAAATGAAAGAATTCTCATTTTCACCTTTCATTACATAAGCAAACTAAGGCAGAGAGAACTTctcagaaataaatagaaacaagaaaaagacaGTCAAGTTCTGGACAGTAAGCCTGAAATTTAAGCATCCCTCTGCAAGCTTAGTATGGATTTGTGTATATATTAGGGTCTGCCTGTATGTATCTAAATACTACTGCATCCTATCATCTTTTATTAAACTGTAACAGTTATAGAATGGATTGATGCAGCATAAACCAAAGAAATACCTTGGCAGGCAAAGAAATAGAACAATTATTCACTGAAGAGCAAAAATTTCTCAAGAGTAACAGGAAAATCTGTTATGAACTGCCCTTCAAGTTAATGACTACAGAGTTTATCTCATGCCTTCTGGGCAAATGTGTAGTACAcatcaaaattttttttgtcacttttgcATTTGTAAAACATAAATCCAGCGTGAAATGGCTCTGACACAACAACACAGTTTATCTGTCCAGATTCATTTCCACCACAAGTTGTGATTCTGTGTagtgttcttttcttttgctttttcgTCCCAGAAGGTAAAACTCaaataagatgaaaaagcaACACGAGAACCCATGACTAACCCAGTGAAACTGTTGTagttaaaaagaagaaaagcatgttgagaaaaaaaacagccCCTGTTTCACAATGCATCTTCTGTGTAAGTAAGAGAgagaatattaatttaaaaaaaaaaaaaaaaaaaaggaaaattgctcTAGTTGTGCAGAAATGCGTCCATTTTTTCAGTTCTGGAATAAAACAGCACTTGATTCACATGTACAAAGATTGGGGATACATAATTTTATAGCCTGAGGAGCTCCTTAGCCATTAACTGGATTTGAGCTCTGCAGAGATGCCGACTTCTACCCTGCTAGCAATATCCTGAGGCTTCAAGCTCTGTAGAATCCAGTGTGACACCCCTGAATGAACCAGGACATCAGcttattctttttccctttctgggTGGGTACTGGAAACAATATTAGGTGCCCAGTGGGGATAGAGTTGCATTTCTCTACCAAAATCCAAGATTACACCCTTATCAACATGCATTTAGACTCAGAAATTCTGTGCTGCAACTAACAGTATGGAGAATTAATCAGTACTATCAAGTTTAggcaaaaaggacaaaaatactATTCAACCTCAAttaaaacccaggaaaaaaaaccagaaaaccccaaaaaacccacagaagtTGCAAACAATTTGCAACGCACAGATATCTTACAGTTAACCCGATCCTCAATGTTACCAAACTCTTATataaaattgcttaaaaatacaGAGCTAGCATAAAGTACTGCTTTTCCACTGAGGTCAAACTGCAGTTCCTGTTTAAAGGAACTTCAGAATCTAGTCCAAGAAAAAGTCTTGTGATTATCAAAAGCAGCCTATGCTGACCTAATATTTCCATTGTTTGAGCTGTACTTGTAAGTTCTGTCTAGTTTTTACCTCCTCTGTTGAAGGCCTTTTGTGGGCAAATGTCCTAACTTGATTATACCAATAATGAAAACTCCATATTTCTCACTGGATGCCAGGATCTCATTCCAAGAATCTAACTCTGTAATCATAAGACTAAAATATGACATAGAAAGTAACATGTACCTGTACTTCTTACTTGTATCCCTAAACTTCTCTGAAAAGCATCTCTACAATTAATCACACTTTCTTTCACTCTTTCTTTGTGTGATTGTCTTATACACATCCTAAAATACATCTATGAAGAGTTTTGCTGTCTCTTTACAATAAATGTTTcacctggtttgtttttcctcctatttAAAGGCAACAAGGTACCAATGTTTAGTGAATATATAATCCCTTGGCTGCCCTCAATCCACCACAGACAATTCTTGAGCTTTTTTTGCAACCCTTAAATAAAGAAGCAAATtgcttttcaggaaagaaattatcaTACACTTAAAGATGCATAATTTTTAAGTtcacagaagtaaaaaattGTAGTGCTTCCTAAGATGTCCAGGCATTTGCGCAGTTCCTCATGTTTTTCAAAGTTTCACatgaatttataaatatttttttttttttaattacttgctTCTCTACAGGCTAGTAGCTCTCAAAAAAGCTGCATGAACAGAATGGAACTGT
This sequence is a window from Corvus moneduloides isolate bCorMon1 chromosome Z, bCorMon1.pri, whole genome shotgun sequence. Protein-coding genes within it:
- the PRR16 gene encoding protein Largen, which produces MSAQSKGTASSSSSPSEEPPAGSKAKVKEQIKIIVEDLELVLGDLKDVAKELKEVVDQIDTLTCDLQLEDEMTDSSKTDTLNSSSSSTTASSLEKVKVRGNAPLIKPPAHPSAILTVLRKPNPPPPPPRLTPVKCDEPPRLPPLANPVKTNGTLLRNGGLPAGPGRIPNGDMCCIPNSNLEKVVMQPLMHRPEKERCPQPGGRERVRFSEKVQYHGYCPDCDVRYNIKNREVHLHSESARVAGKLPHQCPPLPPPPPPLPPFLLENGGLGISPSNSFPPPRPATVPPQTAPKPQKTILRKSTTTTV